In Anaerolineales bacterium, the following proteins share a genomic window:
- a CDS encoding BTAD domain-containing putative transcriptional regulator, with protein sequence MSLLIPAQDPIQTRVNLLGRFYIERQAQRIRLSTRKTESLLAYLILHPQRHGREKLAALFWGDSSDTEARNSLRNALASLNKKLGHNLLLVDRQSVFINPEYPIQVDALEFEAQATRFLAAPTPDLYQVNIALYQNDLLSDFYDDWIFPLRDHYRSLFVKTLLQIAQQMRSQSEYETAIDHARKVIAFESANEHAHQQIMFCHAARGNRNEAIKQYEECKRALMQELGVEPAPETAALYAWIKQTPVETNPFEARITNLPFPLTSFIGRKRELNEVKEKLRSGRLLTLTGSGGSGKTRLAIQLGTDLIDSFADGVWWVDLTALTDQALVPHSIAKALGVHEVANQTLLETLAHVLRSKRLLLILDNCEHLIETCAFAAHFLSERCRHLKILTTSREALNAAGEQIWLVPALSLPVPRKVSVADLLLEYEGIRLFVERAQTATSDFAITEKNASLVIQICSRLDGIPLAIELAAARTKLLSLEQIADRLDDRFQLLASGSRTAPERHQTLQAVMDWSYRLLNEREKRLFRSLAVFSGSWDLNAVETICTANGHLEKSEILNLLSNLVDKSLVVREEAQKGKSRYRMLETIRQYALVALTQLGESYEIQKHHLDYYVKLVKDANAHLGFFLRDQEMHAHLGALSPEHDNLRTAIFFCEAHPSFIGTGLEMAGNLHWYFLVHNHLREGRDWISRLQANQTVIPPQIHALANLTLGFLACWQGDFVSARPSLTTSLKLFEEINDPAGSAFSLLGLGFAANGLGEHAEASQCLEKCLLTARRIDDRWLISIALHFIAISSSFQGNYETARSQFEECIELVSEGHGTAQGIAFSEFHLGRIARIYSDFGSSFSHHKNGLELFRDIGDLRGIGYSLFGLACLAYAEENLQRAAILFGATDSIRERLGTLLETVLQVEYERTSSEVQSMLGEKRYAARWKEGYEKSLEQIVRLALSPR encoded by the coding sequence ATGTCGTTGCTAATTCCTGCGCAAGATCCGATCCAGACGCGCGTCAATCTTTTAGGGCGTTTTTACATTGAGCGGCAAGCGCAACGAATTCGACTGTCCACCCGCAAAACCGAATCGTTGCTCGCCTATCTGATCCTGCACCCACAACGACATGGGCGGGAGAAATTGGCGGCGCTTTTTTGGGGAGATTCATCTGATACCGAAGCTCGTAATTCCCTGCGCAATGCGCTGGCATCGCTGAACAAGAAACTTGGTCACAACCTTCTGCTCGTTGACCGACAAAGCGTTTTCATAAACCCCGAATACCCAATCCAGGTAGATGCACTGGAATTCGAGGCGCAGGCTACCCGTTTTCTCGCGGCGCCAACTCCCGATCTTTATCAAGTCAATATTGCGCTATATCAAAATGATTTGCTGTCGGACTTTTACGATGACTGGATCTTTCCGTTGCGCGACCATTATCGTTCTCTATTCGTCAAAACACTTTTACAAATCGCCCAACAAATGCGGTCGCAAAGCGAGTATGAAACAGCCATAGATCATGCCCGCAAAGTGATCGCCTTCGAATCTGCCAACGAACATGCGCATCAGCAAATCATGTTCTGTCATGCCGCCAGAGGCAACCGCAACGAAGCCATCAAACAATACGAAGAGTGCAAGCGAGCGCTGATGCAAGAATTGGGAGTCGAACCTGCACCCGAAACCGCCGCTTTGTATGCATGGATCAAACAAACGCCGGTTGAAACAAATCCGTTTGAAGCCCGCATCACGAACCTGCCCTTTCCACTGACATCCTTCATTGGGCGCAAACGTGAGTTGAACGAGGTCAAAGAGAAACTTAGGTCCGGTCGGCTGCTGACGCTCACAGGTTCGGGAGGAAGCGGCAAAACACGTCTTGCAATTCAACTTGGCACAGACTTGATCGATTCCTTTGCCGATGGCGTCTGGTGGGTTGATTTGACCGCGCTGACAGACCAAGCCCTTGTGCCTCATTCGATTGCGAAAGCGTTAGGCGTGCATGAAGTTGCGAATCAAACGCTGCTTGAAACACTCGCGCATGTTCTTCGCTCGAAACGCCTATTGCTTATTCTTGATAACTGCGAGCATCTCATCGAAACGTGCGCGTTTGCCGCTCACTTCTTAAGCGAGCGTTGCCGTCACCTGAAAATCCTGACCACCAGCCGCGAAGCATTGAATGCGGCGGGTGAACAAATCTGGCTTGTCCCCGCGCTGTCTCTGCCTGTTCCGCGAAAAGTTTCTGTCGCCGATCTTTTGTTGGAATATGAAGGGATTCGCCTATTCGTTGAACGCGCCCAGACCGCTACTTCAGACTTTGCTATTACGGAAAAAAATGCTTCGCTCGTGATCCAGATCTGCTCTCGCCTTGACGGCATTCCCTTGGCAATAGAGTTAGCAGCCGCGCGGACAAAACTTCTCTCACTTGAACAGATCGCCGACCGACTCGATGATCGTTTTCAACTGCTTGCAAGCGGAAGCCGTACCGCGCCCGAACGGCACCAAACCCTGCAAGCCGTCATGGATTGGAGTTACCGCCTCTTGAATGAAAGGGAGAAAAGACTGTTTCGCTCGCTGGCAGTGTTTTCGGGTAGCTGGGATTTGAACGCAGTAGAAACGATCTGCACTGCAAATGGTCATCTCGAAAAAAGCGAGATCCTGAATTTGCTCTCGAATCTGGTGGATAAATCTCTGGTTGTCCGGGAGGAAGCCCAAAAGGGAAAGTCACGTTATCGTATGTTGGAAACCATCCGTCAGTATGCGCTAGTTGCATTAACGCAGTTAGGCGAGTCATACGAAATACAGAAACATCATCTTGACTACTATGTCAAACTGGTTAAAGATGCCAATGCTCATTTGGGTTTTTTTCTACGCGACCAAGAGATGCACGCTCATCTTGGAGCGCTCAGTCCGGAGCACGACAATTTGCGGACTGCAATTTTTTTCTGCGAAGCTCATCCGTCTTTTATAGGGACGGGACTGGAAATGGCAGGGAATTTACATTGGTATTTCCTCGTTCATAACCACCTGCGAGAGGGTCGTGATTGGATTAGTCGGCTTCAAGCAAACCAAACGGTCATTCCTCCGCAAATTCACGCGCTGGCGAATTTGACCTTGGGTTTTCTCGCCTGCTGGCAGGGAGACTTTGTCTCTGCACGCCCAAGCCTGACAACAAGCCTAAAATTGTTTGAAGAAATAAATGACCCGGCGGGCAGCGCATTCTCTCTGCTTGGGCTGGGTTTTGCCGCAAATGGATTGGGTGAACATGCCGAAGCAAGTCAATGTTTGGAAAAATGTCTGCTAACCGCAAGAAGGATTGACGATAGATGGTTGATTTCGATCGCATTGCACTTCATCGCTATCAGCTCATCTTTCCAGGGCAACTATGAAACGGCTCGTTCCCAATTTGAAGAATGTATCGAGCTGGTGAGCGAAGGACATGGAACAGCCCAGGGTATTGCCTTTTCAGAATTCCATCTCGGACGGATCGCCAGAATATATAGCGACTTTGGATCGTCGTTCTCGCATCACAAAAATGGGCTTGAACTTTTTAGGGATATTGGAGATTTACGCGGCATCGGATATTCGCTTTTCGGACTTGCGTGTCTGGCATACGCGGAGGAAAATCTGCAGCGCGCCGCAATACTTTTCGGGGCGACGGATTCGATTCGGGAGAGGCTAGGCACGCTATTGGAGACAGTTCTTCAGGTCGAATATGAACGAACTTCTTCTGAAGTTCAGTCAATGCTTGGAGAGAAACGATATGCCGCACGGTGGAAAGAGGGATACGAGAAGTCTTTGGAGCAAATCGTTCGTCTTGCGTTGAGTCCCAGATAA
- a CDS encoding RsiV family protein: protein MLYQYPRNVVGGFVITFDEYQVAPYAADPQTVTVPYSELKPLINQQGPLVVALR from the coding sequence ATGCTTTATCAATATCCGCGAAATGTAGTTGGCGGTTTTGTGATCACATTCGACGAGTATCAAGTCGCGCCATACGCGGCGGATCCGCAAACGGTGACGGTGCCTTACAGCGAATTGAAACCACTCATTAACCAGCAAGGTCCGCTCGTTGTGGCGCTGCGCTGA